A stretch of DNA from Pseudomonadota bacterium:
GAGAAGCTTCTCTTAGAACCCTTAAAATGAGGCACTTTGATGTTCAGTTGATCGGAGGAATGGTTCTGCATGCCGGTAAAATAGCTGAAATGAAAACCGGCGAAGGAAAAACGCTCGCATCCACTTTGCCGGCATATCTGAATGCTCTATCCGGGAAAGGGGTTCATATCATAACCGTAAATGATTATCTGGCAAAACGTGATGCCGAGTGGATGGGCAATATCTATAATTTCCTTAATCTTTCAGTCGGAACAATTTTACATGGCTTAACAGATCATGAACGAAAAAGATCTTACAATTCGGATATTACTTATGGCACAAATAATGAGTTTGGTTTTGATTATTTAAGAGACAATATGAAGTACGACTGGGAATCCCTTGTTCAGCCTGAGCTAAATTTTGCGGTAGTAGATGAAGTAGATAGTATATTAATTGATGAAGCAAGAACCCCTCTTATTATTTCCGGCCCTGCTGAAAAATCGACCGATATGTATTATATGGTTAATGGAATAGTCCCCGGCCTTAAGAAAGAAAAAGATTATTCTATTGATGAGAAAGCCAGATCAGTAGCATTAACCGAGGACGGAATTGCTAAAGCCGAAAACTTGCTGAAGGTAAGTAATATTTATGATCCTAAGCACATAGAGTTATTGCATCACGTCAATCAGGCATTAAAGGCCCATACATTGTTTAAACTGGATGTTGATTACATTGTAAAAGAGGGCGAGGTTATAATTGTTGATGAATTTACGGGTCGCTTGATGCCAGGACGGCGCTACAGCGATGGTTTGCATCAAGCTCTCGAGGCAAAGGAAAATGTAAAGATAGAAAATGAAAACCAGACCTTAGCTACTATTACATTCCAGAACTACTTCAGGATGTATAATAAGCTTTCCGGTATGACGGGAACAGCAGATACCGAAGCCGCTGAGTTTAAGAAAATTTATAATCTTGATGTAGCTGTTATTCCCACAAATATGCCTATGGTAAGAAAAGACTTTCCTGATGCTATCTATAAAACAAAAAAAGAGAAGTTTGAAGCAGCTTTAGATGAAATTGCCGAACTCAACAAAAAAGGCCAACCAGTTCTTGTGGGAACAGTGTCTATAGATGTTTCGGAAAATATGAGTACTAAGCTTAAAAAAAGAGGAATTAAGCATACGGTATTAAATGCCAAAAACCATGAGAAAGAAGCCGAAATTATTTCTATGGCAGGCCAAAAAGGTGCTGTAACCATTTCAACAAACATGGCCGGGCGTGGAACAGATATAGTTTTGGGAGAAGGTGTAACCGAGCTTGGCGGGCTTCATGTGTTGGGAACGGAAAGGCATGAAAGCAGGCGCATAGATAACCAGCTTCGCGGGCGTTCTGGCAGACAGGGTGACCCTGGATCTTCCCGCTTTTATCTTGCTTTAGAGGACGATTTGCTCAGAATTTTTGGTGGGGAACGTATTACCGGCATAATGGAAAAACTTGGTATGCAGGAAGGAGAACCAATAGAACACGGGCTTATAAGCAGAGCAATTGAAAATGCCCAGGCAAAGGTTGAAGGGCACAATTTTGACATAAGAAAGCAACTCCTTGAATATGATGATGTAATGAACCAGCAAAGAGAAGTTATATATAAACAAAGGCGAGAGGCACTAAACGGACAAAGTCTGAAGCCTTCTATTGAGAGCATGATACTTGAAAAGGCTGAGGAAATTGCTTTGCTATATGCAGACGAAAAGGTGCTTCCCGAAGAGTGGGATATAAAGGGTTTGTCTGAAGCGGTTTTTACACAATTTAATTTTCGCTTAAATAATATAAGCGCTGAAGTTCTTGAGAATTTAAATGGAGAAGAGCTTGAGCAGATCATATTTGACGAAGCTATGGCAGTTTATAACCAGAAAGAGAGCCAGATAGAAGATGAAAATTTCAGGCAACTCGAACGAATTGTTATGTTACAGACGGTAGATGGTATGTGGAAGGATCATCTCCTTTCAATGGATCATCTCAAAGAAGGTATAGGATTAAGAGGCTATGCACAGCAGAATCCGCTTATTGTATATAAAAAAGAGGGCTTTGAGCTGTTTCAGGATATGATATCAAGGGTAAAGGATGAAGTTGTTAATATATTATTTAGAATACAGATATCCGAGCCGGAAAAAATTGATGATATCAGTAAGCCAAAGGAACAAAAGCTTATATTTTCAGGCGGTGATGATTCTGTTTCAAAAAAGCCTGCAAAAAGAGAAGATAAAAAAGTCGGAAGAAATGATCCCTGTCCTTGTGGGAGTGGAGGTAAATACAAAAAATGCTGCGGCAAATAATCCGCTAATGGCTGTGTCTAACAAGTTGAACAACTAGTTAAATTAATAAATTAAAACCTTGCCGGGAAAAGGTTTGTCAGCTATCTGTAAGTCATGCAAATTAGTGCCCTCTGCCGTGGGATAGCTATCTTTTTAAGGAATTTTATTGATTATATTTCTCCCGTATTTCCAGCAAAGTATAGGGAAATATGTGAACCGTGCAAGCTCAAGTTGCTTTTTTCTCCCCCGAACAATGTTTCTATTGTTCTTTGGCAATTATAGATTTTGAGGAGTCTGCCAACCTATCTTTTTTTATTAACTTATATTTATTAATACAATGCCCTGTTTTTACACCAAAACCAATGCTAAATATTTATTGATTTTTAAGTGATAACAAAATAGAATATTAAAGGTGCTGTTTTGGGCAAAGTTGATAAACTGATAAATTCAATTTCAACTCCAGTCTGAAACAAACTCTCTAAACTATAGGAAACTGATATTTGATTATTATCCTGTTAATATTTCACAAAACATTTATGACGACCTTCACTGACAATAAAACGGAAATTAGATTATAAATAGTACAAATAAAAAAGCAATGTTAATAAATATATCTAAAGATGATGCCACAATAGTCCGATCAAATATGAAAACCCTTATGAAGGGCTTGTTTTTGCTTGCAGTGGTTTTATCTCAGGTATTAGACGAAAATGTTTAAGGAGGTGGATTATGAACAATATTCAAAAAACTCTGTCTGTAGCAATAACCGGCCTTTTGCTGAGTGCTACTTTGGGATATGCCGGTTCGAGCATAAAGGGAGCCGTTATAAATACCTCGAATACGAAGAACAAGGTTAATGTTGCTTTAGGTTCAAATAGCAAGGCAAATCTTGATTCAGTTGCATTGAAGAACAGCAGTGTTACAGGTGCGGTAGTAAATACTCCAGCTGGAAAGACTTCTGTTAATGTTGCCCTTGGAAGCAATAATAAATCAAACTTAAGTTCGGTCACCATGAACGGGAGCAGTGTAAAAGGAGCTGTTATTAATACTTCTGCCGGGCAGACCAGCACAAATGTTGCTTTAGGTAAAGATAATAAAGCCAGCCTTGGTGCAACCAATCTGGAAAACACAAAAGTAAAGGGTGCGGTAGTAAATACGGCGGCTGGTCAGGTATTGACAAACGTAGCACTTGGAGCCGGGAATAAAACAAGTCTTGGTGCAGTTGACATGAAGGGAAGCGATGTAAAAGGTGCTGTGATAAATACGGCAGCGGGTCAG
This window harbors:
- the secA gene encoding preprotein translocase subunit SecA, translated to MASLLTKIFGSKNEREINKLRPIVETINSLEPKIQSLSDDELKSQTAQFKERIKRGESLDEILPEAFAVVREASLRTLKMRHFDVQLIGGMVLHAGKIAEMKTGEGKTLASTLPAYLNALSGKGVHIITVNDYLAKRDAEWMGNIYNFLNLSVGTILHGLTDHERKRSYNSDITYGTNNEFGFDYLRDNMKYDWESLVQPELNFAVVDEVDSILIDEARTPLIISGPAEKSTDMYYMVNGIVPGLKKEKDYSIDEKARSVALTEDGIAKAENLLKVSNIYDPKHIELLHHVNQALKAHTLFKLDVDYIVKEGEVIIVDEFTGRLMPGRRYSDGLHQALEAKENVKIENENQTLATITFQNYFRMYNKLSGMTGTADTEAAEFKKIYNLDVAVIPTNMPMVRKDFPDAIYKTKKEKFEAALDEIAELNKKGQPVLVGTVSIDVSENMSTKLKKRGIKHTVLNAKNHEKEAEIISMAGQKGAVTISTNMAGRGTDIVLGEGVTELGGLHVLGTERHESRRIDNQLRGRSGRQGDPGSSRFYLALEDDLLRIFGGERITGIMEKLGMQEGEPIEHGLISRAIENAQAKVEGHNFDIRKQLLEYDDVMNQQREVIYKQRREALNGQSLKPSIESMILEKAEEIALLYADEKVLPEEWDIKGLSEAVFTQFNFRLNNISAEVLENLNGEELEQIIFDEAMAVYNQKESQIEDENFRQLERIVMLQTVDGMWKDHLLSMDHLKEGIGLRGYAQQNPLIVYKKEGFELFQDMISRVKDEVVNILFRIQISEPEKIDDISKPKEQKLIFSGGDDSVSKKPAKREDKKVGRNDPCPCGSGGKYKKCCGK